The Candidatus Methylacidiphilales bacterium genome includes the window CATTGACCACACCATCAATACCTTCGGCCTGGGACTGGCCATCCACTTGGACCAGATTGTGGACATTGCCGGTATACCACTGGGTGAAGGGCGACTCGGTGATCCAGTTCACGCCAAGGGCGGAGAAGTGGAACATGCCGGCATCGGCGTGATGGTGGCCCGCCCCGAGGTAGTGGTTGGGGCGCACCATCATATTCATCCAAGCGGCGTCCTTTTCAGGGGATGAGTAGGCGGAAAACACCCCATGAACCGGGGCATTGAAATCCAACGGCAAACCGAGGGAGGACCGTTCGGTAAACACCGCGTCCCCATCAAAGAGGATGTTGCGCGTGAAACCGGGATAGGTCGGGCTGGGCAGCCGGAGGCGCGGGGTTTTCTCCACCAGGGCCCGATAGGCAACAGGATCGAATTTGCTTTCCGGCAGCACGAAACCCACGGTATCGGCGGGTTGGGTCCGAAGGGGGATATCGGTGGAGATCAAATAATCAGCCAGTCGATTGTCAGGATACAAGCCCTTGAACTGGTTGACCAACGACATGGACAGCTTCTGGCGGCTGTGGGGCGAATACTGCGTGCCGCTGTTGACTATGACCCGTCCGTCGGGCGAGGTCATGAGGGCCTGGCCCTCGAGGAGCTTGCGCCAATGAGGATGGGCCAGGAGGTTTTCCCCTCGCCGGGCGGCGATGACCATGGAGAGCAGCTGGAATTGGAATGCCCCCGGATTCTTGCCGTTGCTTTCAAAGACGACCCCGGAAGGGTCGATGCCCCACTGGCAGAAGGCCCGTGCGCTTTCCAGACCGGAAGCGTAGGCCTCGGCATCAAAGCCCGGCAAGCCCTCTATGGCCGCCACGGCAATGAAATGAGGCAGGTCCCAGGCCATCCAATTGACGTCGCGGAAACGGACCGGGCCATCCTGCCCGTGCGAGCGGCGTCCATAGGTGGCCTTGGCGATGAAGCGCCGCATAAGGTCCTTTTGTTCGGGTGTCATCCATTTCCCCGAGAAATCAAGGGCCGGGCCGAGATTCATGTGTGCGACCAATCCATGAATGTTCCGCCAGTGGGTGCGGGCACCGTAGGCGTTCAATTCCAGCAATGTCCCGTCAGGATTGCGCAGGGAGGAACCGAACTCGGAATCGCTGATTTTAAGAAAAGCGTCGAGGAGGGGTTCGCGCAGCTTGTAGTAATTTGCGACAGCCGTGGCGGTGCGCCGCCCGAGTTCATCATCATCGTTCAGAAGCGCGTAAAGGGCGAGCGCGCTGAGGCATTCGGGCACATAAGCAATGTGGGAGTTGTAGATGCCTGGTTTCTGCCCCTTGAACGTGTGGCCCGCCATGAAATCCGCCTTGCCGGCCGGCACATCCCATTCCAGGCCTTCCAGATTTCCGGCGGCGAGTTTTTCGAAAATAGCTCCGTCACTGGTCTTGGGATCGAGCCAGCTTTTCTTGAATAGGACCTCCATCTCGATGAGGGATTTCTGACCGCTGATGGTGTTTTTGATGCGGCGGCGAAGTTCGGGCAGGTCCTTCGGACTGAAAAAGAGCCGTGGATAGACCCCCGGGGCGGGCACTTCGGATCCGAGGAGTGTCTTGTCCATTCCTTTGTCGTCATAGGCCGAAATAGGAACCGGTTCCCATTCGGTTTCCGGTCCATTGAGCAGCGCCATCTGCTCCGGGGTGACCTTGACATGGGCGGTCCACGGTTTTTGGCGGGCTCCGTTCGGGATGAACTTTTCGGCAATGGAAGGATCGGCGAATTTCTCGGGGGTATCGAAGAGCGCGATCACCGCGTCCATGCGCGGGCTTCCAGAGTCCGGCCAGACGGGAGCCGAGGCACCGAGGAAAACCAGGCCCGATGGGTGCGAGAAGACACCAAGACCCGCTGCCCGTGCAACTTCCTCCAGCGCCACGTAGCTTTCACCACGCACCGTGAGGGAGGCAGAGCCCTGGGGAATTCCTCCATCCCTGGAGCCCGGCAGCAAAGTAACCAGCTTTGAAAGCACCGAGGCAGGAACGATTTCAGAGGGCGCGTAGACCCATCGGTCGGCAATCATGGCCAGATCGGCAGGCACAGGGTTTGGTTTGGGATCCTTGACAGAGAGCACGGGAATGAAGGATGCAGGCACGAAGAGCTTTCCTTCTTTCCACACAGCCTCGGCCCGCAGCAGGTTCTTTTCACTCAGGCGTACCCGGTGTCCCCGGACATAGGCATAGCGGCTTCCGGGGAACACGGCTATTCCGCCACGGATGATTTCAAGCGCGGATGCATCCGCCGAACGGGTGTAAGGAAGACCCTGATCCTGGGGCGGTGGTTCCGGGGGGGGCGGAATGGGTGTGGGTGACTGGGCCTGTAGAGCAGATAGCAGGACAAAGCCGAGAATGCCGAGTGTGTGAAAGATGCGGGTGATTTTCATGTTGCGTAGTGGTGTTATGGGATTAGTTGGCGAGTGGGGAATGGGTGACAATCAAACGCATGAAGCGTCGGGCGGCTTCGGAGACGGTCAAAAAATCCTGAACTTCGACCGGACCGGCGGGGATTTCTCCGCCACGGAACTCGGAAACAGTCTGCCAAGGACCGGACACCAAGTTATCGGTGGCCTCAATCCGGTAGACCAGGGAGGGATCGGAGATGATACTGAAAAGTGCGCGGAGGCGGTCTGCGGACACTCCCAGCGATGATGACAAAACCACTCCCCCCTGCGTGGGATGATTGCCCGTGGCATACTCCACCAAATTGTCCGCACCGTCACGATCCGGGTCGGCATTGTCGGCCCCCGCGCCAGTGGCAACGCTGGCGCCGAAGTATTGCTGTCGCCAGGACTGCAGAGGGGAAAAGAAACGGATATTGTCGAAGACTGCCGTGGCGGTTGTGTTGCCGGTGCGGGGGGCGACGACAAAGCCGACACTCAGGGTTGATCCGTTCATGGTGTTGGCCTGGGTGGATAGTGTGGTCCACGTGGTCCCATTGTCGGAGAATGCCAGTGTGAAGGTGCCGCCCTGGCGGGTCATTCGTAGCCACTCAGGAAAACCGCTTGTGCTGCTGGCAGAGCCGCTGAAAAAGTTGGTGCCGGTGGCGGAACCATTGGTGGCGGTCTTGTGCTGAAAATTCACGGATCCGCTTCTGAGCATGTGGATGGTGCTGTAGCGGGAGCCGGCGCTGGTGGTTTCCCGGAAGATGATTCCGGCCTTGGCAGAAGCGTCCGTCGAAGAGAACGAGACAAGCCGCGCCGTGAACACCCCGTCTCCCTGCCAAGGCATGGAAAGGTAGGTGTTGGAGTCGTTTGTGCCGGTCCAAAGATCGGCGGTGACTCCACCACTGGTGGCGCCCCCCGCACCGACAATACGGATGGAGTCGGCCGCCAAAATCTCCACTGTCCCGGGGGCGACACCGGCTGAGGGATTGATCTGTTGGAGATTCCCCGGACCCGGGAAAACGGTCACTGTGAAAGATGCATTGGCCGTGGTGCTTCCATTGTTGGCAGTAACGTTGACCGTGGTGGAGCCCACGGGGAAGAGTGAACCGGAAGGAGGATTGGCGTATGCCGTGGTGGTGGCCGTGAAGCCATCGCCCGCGCTCACCTCAAAGTTGACCAACGCCCCACTTGGACTGCCGCTGATGGTCAGATTGTCCGGTGTGGAAATGACGAGGCCCGTGATGGTCATGTTGCCCGCGACCGGTGTATGGCTGTAATTGGGATCGTTGATCCACGCCGTGATGGGATAGGTGCCGGGGAAGACTCCCTGGCCAACGATCGAAACCCGGGTGGCGAGGCCGGGGGGATTGGTCGTGACGACCGGCGAACCCACAGCGCCCGTGTAAGGAAGGGAGGAATTACCGATGGTGAGCGTGGCGGCCGGGCGCTGAACGCTGATGAGCGCGGCGCGTGTTCCAAAAAAGTCCGCGTTGGCCACGATGGCTTTGGCGGTGTATTGGCCGGGGCTCGCAGGAAAAGTCGGTGACCCGTCGTAGGTGATGACCGGGGTGATCGAAGACTGGGTGGAAGTCGCTGTAACAGGGGCGGAGGCAGTAGGGGCCGATGTGTTGGCAAGCGTGACCGTGACAGCCGTGCCCGTGGTGATGAGGAGTCGTCCGGTGGTGCTCGCCTCGTAGATTGGATCGTCGAGGGTGGCCACGATGTCGTAGTATCCCGGGAGCGTTGGCAGCGTGGTGGAACCGTTGTAGGTGATGGTGATGGATGATGTTAGGCCTTCAATGGGGAGCACACCACGGACCGGGACGGGAATGTCGGCCAGTGTGTAGGCAGTGCCGTTGATGTCGGACGTGTAGGATTTCCTCACAATCATTGGAGCGAGCAGACGGGAGGCGGGGACCATGGGAACCGGAATCGGCGACGTGACCTCCGAGCGGACACCGCTGATCAGCAGGGGTGTGGTGCGCTGCATGTCGACCTCGAGGGCCATGGTGAGGGGGATTTTAGGGGCCCCGGCTGGACGGACCGTGAGCGTCATCGGTTTGGTTGTGGTGCCATCCTGATTGCGGGCCGAGAGCGTGAGGTTGTAACTGGTCTCGGTGGTGACGGTGGGAAGGGTGCCTGAGATCAGGCCGGTGGTGGCATTGATCGAGAGCCCTGCGGGCAGGCCGGTTGCCGAGTAGTTGGGGGTCGTGATGGCGGCGACAACATTCGACACGGGCAACTGATAGGACCACGCGGCACCCGAGAGAACGACGAGTTGGGCGGGCGTGCGGATGGTAGGCGGCAGGTTGATACGAACAGGCAGATTCGCCTGATGGGTGTGCGGATTCCTGGCCGCACGCAGGCGGGTTTCGAGCTGGTTGGCATAAAGCGAACGGACCGGCATGCGAGTTCCATTGTACCAAGCCTCGGCCTTGCCCAGCAGGCCGGCAGGGACACCACCGGAGTTGCGCCACGCGGCGGGGCCGCCATTGACGGCGGTGGTGCCGAACGACCAGTTCGGCGAGAGCGGCATGTTCTCAAACGTGAGGGTGTTGGTGACGACATTCCATGCGACGCAGAAGGCGGAAGGTCGCTCGAGCTTCACCTGGAGCCCGACGGTGGCGCTCAACTCGGAAATATTGTCCCAGAGCCCACCGTTGTTCCATTCGGCATGTGAGCCGGATTCGTTGAAAGAGCGGCTGGAGACGCCGTCAACAAAGACATTGGGCCCCGGAGCGGCGGGCCAGTTGATGATGAACGTGTGACGACCGTTGCGTCCGATATTGTTGCTGACGAGACCCATTTCACCGGTGAGGACGAAGCTGTATCGGCGGCCACCCTGCAGGATGGAAATGCCATCGTGGCACTGGGAGCGGTTGATGGTGATCTTACGTGTCGAGGTGTTCACGTAGGCGATGGAGTAGGCAAAGTGGCGGGCGGTGCACCCGTTCACGAAGCCGTCCTCGACCTCGGTGAAATCGAGCGCGTTCCAGACGTGGTTCTCATCGGTGTCCGATGCATAGGTGCTCTCGAAGTAGATATCGGAGACACCGACGTTGGTGATGTAGCTGAAGGCGGTGACCGGCACGACGTAACCGCGGCCCCATGCCGGGTCGAGTGGCGAGGTGATGGGCGCGTCGAGGGTGATGGAGTTGGGGGTGACGGCGGTGACAATGCGATTGAACGTGATGGCAGGATCCTTGTCCACGGTGGCCGCCGTGTTGTAGTAGCTCGCCTTTTGCCACGCGATCGAACCGGGCCAGCGAACCTGGACACGCTGGCCGACGGTGAACGGATGGCCGGAGATGGGGATCACATTCGTCCCGCCCGGAATGTAAACATTGTCCACCAGCGTTCGGGTGGTTCCTGCGGTGATGCCGCCTCCGTCGAAGGCGATGAGCCTTGAATTGCGGGTGTTGCCACTTTGGTTCTCATTCGTTGTGCCGACCGCATAAAGACGGGTGCCGGTGAGCGGGTGGTCCCCCTCACCGCGGATGACGACGCCGGAGGCGGTGACACGGATTCGGTTGACGGAATGAATTTCCCAACGTCCAGCCTTGAGAAGCACGGCGCCACGGAAGCCGTTCACCAAAGGGCGTGTGGCGATGAAGTCAATGGCGGCCTGGATGCGGTCCGTCTGGTCGCCCGTGCCGGGCTGCAGGGTTACGAGCACGGGCACATCGTAGCCACCGGGCTCGCCGGGGACGGGGGTGTTGCCGTATTGGAAACCCACGGTCGAAAAATCGGGAATGCGGTCACCGTTGGGGTAGGGATAATAGGTGATGGATTGATCCGGGTTGATGCCCAACGGGAGGCTGAATTGCGGGGTGGAAGCGTGCAGGACCAGGGGCAGGACCGCAAAATGGCCGCAGCCGATGGCAAGAATCAGACGACACATCAATTCCGGGCAATTCATGGCGGCGGTGAATGCGTGACGACGAGCCGCATGAAGCGTCGGTCGGGATTGGATGCACCGACGGCGACAATGTCGGCAATCTCGACCGTCCCCGCGACGCCAGCTCCGCCACGGAATTCCGATACGGTCGTCCAGGTGGCCGGAAGGAGATTACCGGTGGCCTCGACCCGGTAGGTGATCCAGGGATCGGCAATGACGTTGAAGACCAGGCGCAAGCGGTCGCGCGATGCCCCAAGCGAGTGGGCGACGCCGGGGTTTGCAGACTGCGGCGAAGTACCGAGGGCGTATTCCATGAGGTTGGATAAACCGTCACGGTCGGGATCGGCGTCATTGGAAGCGGTGCCGTTGTTGCTACTGGAGCCGAGATTGGCCAGACGCCAGGTGGAAAGAGCGTCAAGCGGACCGGTGTTGAGCATGGACGAAGCAGAACCTTCACCCACGACATTTGTCGCTGTGATCTGGTAGTAGGCACTGCTGCCCGGACTGAGACCGGTATCGGAATAAGAAGGGGTCGTGAGCCCGGTGGCCACCATCTCGAACGGGTCGTCGAGAGTCGCGGCGCGGTAGACGGAATAGGAATCGGCGTTGGCGACCGGACTCCAGGCAAGGGCGACCTGTCCCGAACCGGGGGTGGAGGTCAGGCCGGCGGGTGCGGCGGGTTTGCCGAGGAAGGAAACGTTGTCAAATACCGCGGTGGCGGTGCCATTGGCGGTGCGCGGACCAACGGCAAAACCGACAGTGAGGGCATTTCCATTGAGGGTGATGGTACGGTTGGCGCCAAGGGCGGTCCAGGACGTGCCATTCGAGGAATAGAAGCAACTGAAGGTGTTGCCAGAACGGACCAGGCGTATCCACTCCGGAACGCCGCGGCCGGTGACGGAGTTGGTGAAGAAATTGGTTCCCGACGTGGCTCCACTGGTAGCGGTCTTGTGTTGGGCCCAGGCATCCCCTTTGCGCAGCAGATACATGAAACTGTACTTCGATCCCACCGAAGTGGTTTCCCGGAACATGATGCCGGCCTTGGCCGAGCTGTCGGTGCTGGTGAAGGAAGCCAGGCGCGCGGTAAAGATGCCGTCACCGGTCCAAGGTTGTGAGACGTAAGTGAAGTTGTCGTTGTTGCCGGTCCAGATATCGCCGGTGATGCCGGTGGTTCCCCCGGTGGCATTGACCGTGAAGTTGCCGCTGGTGCCGTTGTGGGTGGCTGTTCCGAGGAAATTGTAAGAACCCACATTGCGCACGCTCCAGGGATTGGGCAGTCCGGGGGCGGTGACGGTGACGGTGAAGTTGGCCAAGGAAGTATTGCCGACCGCATCGGTGGCGGTGATGTTGACCGTGGTTGTGCCGATGGCAAAAAGCGAGCCGGATGGCGGAGTGACCGTGGGGGTGGCGATACCGGTCACAGCATCGACGGCCGTGACCTCGAAATCCACCACGGCACCGCTGGATGAACCGGCGGCAACCGTGATGTTTCCGGGCGTCGTGATGACCGGGCCGGTTGTATCCGGTGAAACGATGGGCGAAAACAACTGCCAATCAGCCAGGTGGAGCGAGGACGGGTCCCCGTTGTTGGCCGTGATCTCCAATCGGTAATAGGCAAAAGCCAGATTGTTGGTGAAGCCATAGGTTTTAGTCTGGCCCCGGCTCGTGAAAACCTCGCCGCTGCGGGTATCCAGCACCGCCCAATTCAAGCCGTCATTCGACCCGAGGAAGCGCCAATCGCGGGGATCGCGGGCGGGATTGTCGGCGGCGCTGGTCACCTGGTACTGCGTGACCTGCCGGGTGGTCGCCCCTGCGAACCGGTATTGAATCCAGCCGGTGTTGGCGTTGCCCGATGTTTGCCAGGCAGTGGAAGCATTACCATCAAGGGCCAAGGCTGCGGCAGTGCCCTCGCTGGAGGCCGAGGGAGTACCCCCGGTGGCCACGGGTTCGGAAGGGTACGTGGTGCAGGCGTTGGATTGCTCGGCCCACATTTCCCCGGCGGAATTGACCGCGTAGAAGCGGAAGTAGTATTGCGTGCCCGGGGTGAGCGAGGACAGTGTCCGGGACAGTGTGCCGGAGCCCGGCGTGCCGAGGTTTTCAGCATGATCCCAGGAAGCCGCAGTAGTACCGCCGTCGGTGGTCCCCCAGTAGAGATAGACCGTGGCGTTGGCATCGAACTGGGGATAAACGAGAGTGCCATTGAATGTGGCCACGTTGGACCCAAGGTTCGAAGCCCGGTCGGTCGTGATGAATGGAGGGTAAACTTTCGCATCGGAGCGGTACTCATCGTTGTAGAGTCCGGCCATTTCGAGGGGGACCGCCTGGAATCCGGGCAGGTCGGTGAAGGCCCGTGAATCGGGACGGAAACGGAAATCATCGGCGGCAAAGTCGACGAAACCCGGGTCTGTCGTGTATTCCTTGTTCGGACCCGAAGCGAGGACGGTGGCGTTGGATGAAGAGGACGTGTAAGCGGTGGCGTTGGCCGTGACGCGGTTCCAGACGATGCCGGAGGTGTAGTTGTCGTAGGTCAGGTTTCGCTCGATGGTGCCCCCGGGGGCTGAGTAAATCTTGAAACCGAAGCGACAGTTGACCGCTACATTGTTGATGTAGGTATCGGTCAGGGGCACCCCGGCCGTGGGCGTGCCACCTGGCGTCTGGTCATAAAATCCGGTGCCGCGGGTCTCGTTCGGGTCGGTGCGGAGGTTGACCGTATTCCCGTAGACAGTGGCATTGATGTGGTCGGAGTCAAAGTAGATCCCCTCCCCGTGCTTGCTGTCGTGGACGTAATTGTAGCGGATGGTGCTGTTGCTGAGGTAATTCGAGGCGTAAGCATAGATGCCTCCCA containing:
- a CDS encoding MBG domain-containing protein — protein: MNCPELMCRLILAIGCGHFAVLPLVLHASTPQFSLPLGINPDQSITYYPYPNGDRIPDFSTVGFQYGNTPVPGEPGGYDVPVLVTLQPGTGDQTDRIQAAIDFIATRPLVNGFRGAVLLKAGRWEIHSVNRIRVTASGVVIRGEGDHPLTGTRLYAVGTTNENQSGNTRNSRLIAFDGGGITAGTTRTLVDNVYIPGGTNVIPISGHPFTVGQRVQVRWPGSIAWQKASYYNTAATVDKDPAITFNRIVTAVTPNSITLDAPITSPLDPAWGRGYVVPVTAFSYITNVGVSDIYFESTYASDTDENHVWNALDFTEVEDGFVNGCTARHFAYSIAYVNTSTRKITINRSQCHDGISILQGGRRYSFVLTGEMGLVSNNIGRNGRHTFIINWPAAPGPNVFVDGVSSRSFNESGSHAEWNNGGLWDNISELSATVGLQVKLERPSAFCVAWNVVTNTLTFENMPLSPNWSFGTTAVNGGPAAWRNSGGVPAGLLGKAEAWYNGTRMPVRSLYANQLETRLRAARNPHTHQANLPVRINLPPTIRTPAQLVVLSGAAWSYQLPVSNVVAAITTPNYSATGLPAGLSINATTGLISGTLPTVTTETSYNLTLSARNQDGTTTKPMTLTVRPAGAPKIPLTMALEVDMQRTTPLLISGVRSEVTSPIPVPMVPASRLLAPMIVRKSYTSDINGTAYTLADIPVPVRGVLPIEGLTSSITITYNGSTTLPTLPGYYDIVATLDDPIYEASTTGRLLITTGTAVTVTLANTSAPTASAPVTATSTQSSITPVITYDGSPTFPASPGQYTAKAIVANADFFGTRAALISVQRPAATLTIGNSSLPYTGAVGSPVVTTNPPGLATRVSIVGQGVFPGTYPITAWINDPNYSHTPVAGNMTITGLVISTPDNLTISGSPSGALVNFEVSAGDGFTATTTAYANPPSGSLFPVGSTTVNVTANNGSTTANASFTVTVFPGPGNLQQINPSAGVAPGTVEILAADSIRIVGAGGATSGGVTADLWTGTNDSNTYLSMPWQGDGVFTARLVSFSSTDASAKAGIIFRETTSAGSRYSTIHMLRSGSVNFQHKTATNGSATGTNFFSGSASSTSGFPEWLRMTRQGGTFTLAFSDNGTTWTTLSTQANTMNGSTLSVGFVVAPRTGNTTATAVFDNIRFFSPLQSWRQQYFGASVATGAGADNADPDRDGADNLVEYATGNHPTQGGVVLSSSLGVSADRLRALFSIISDPSLVYRIEATDNLVSGPWQTVSEFRGGEIPAGPVEVQDFLTVSEAARRFMRLIVTHSPLAN